In Natrinema amylolyticum, the DNA window GAACGCACCGATCTCGGTGTGTCCGTCGAGGACGGCGGCTTCGATGATACAATCGGGTAATTCCGCGAAGAACCCTTTCAGCATCCACACGACGAACGGGATGTTGAACGCCGCGTACGCCAACGTGAGACCGAGTTGCGTGTTGAGCAGGCCGACGTTGTCGAAGATCACGTACAGCGGAATCACCGTCACGATCGGCGGCAGGAATCGGGTCGCCAACACCAGAAACGGGAGATGGAATCGCCCGAGATCGTACGGATACTCGTACTTCACGAAGCCGTACGTCGCCGCCGTCCCGAAGAGGACGGCGAGCGCGGTCGATCCGATCGTGATCACCACGCTGTTGAGCAGGTACTCGTAGAACGCCGGTCGCTGCACGAACAGTTCCGAATAGTTCTCGAGCGTCAGCGCGGTCGAGAGCCACTGCGGCGGCGTGGCCAGTAGCTCCCGCCGCGTCCGGAGCGAGCCCGAGACCATCCAGTAGACCGGGAAGACGGTCCAGACGACGAACACCAGCGCGACGACGTGTGCCAGGCCGGGCACGAGGCCGTACTCGTCGAGTCGATCGTACCACCGTTCCGTCCGGTCGAGCAGCGCCCGACCGAGTCCGCGGCCGGGCAGTGATGTCGTTGCCATCTCAGAACTTCACCTCCGAAACCTTCGCGAACGTGTACGTGATCAGGAGAGCGATCGCCAACAGCAGCAACGCCATCGTCGACGCTCGCCCGTAGTTCCCGTAGCGAAACGCCTCCCGATACAGCGCCATGCTCACGACGTCCGTCGAGCCCGCCGGCCCACCGCGCGTCAGCACGAACACCTTGGCGAACACGCGCATCGTCCCGATGACGCGGAGGATCACGACGAGAACGACGAGTTCCCTGATGTAGGGGAGCGTCACGTCGAGCAGTCGCCGGACGCGACCGGCCCCGTCCATCATCGCCGCTTCCCGGACGTGATCCGGGACCGACTGGAGACCGGCGAGGACGATCAGCGTCACCAGCGGCGTCATCTGCCAGACGTCCGGAATCACGATCGCCCAGAGCGCGATCGACGGCGAACTCAGCCACGGCACCGGCCCGCCGGTGATCGGCTGCACGAGGGAATCTAACACTCCGCCGTTCCGGTAGAGGAGTTGCCACAGCAGCGCGACGACGGTCGGCGAGATGACCAGCGGCACGAGTCCGATCGTCTGGACGAGTCCCCGGAACCGGACGCGACTGTTCAACACGAACGCGATCCCGATACCGAGCAGGACCTCCAGCGA includes these proteins:
- a CDS encoding carbohydrate ABC transporter permease produces the protein MAQRHVSDAMADRAEDILLWLEDNLRWFLTLPALGLLAAFFLYPIGRAVALSAYQFDGTGREFVGIDNYVAILTQGAFWDSLWVTAKFMIVAVSLEVLLGIGIAFVLNSRVRFRGLVQTIGLVPLVISPTVVALLWQLLYRNGGVLDSLVQPITGGPVPWLSSPSIALWAIVIPDVWQMTPLVTLIVLAGLQSVPDHVREAAMMDGAGRVRRLLDVTLPYIRELVVLVVILRVIGTMRVFAKVFVLTRGGPAGSTDVVSMALYREAFRYGNYGRASTMALLLLAIALLITYTFAKVSEVKF
- a CDS encoding carbohydrate ABC transporter permease, whose protein sequence is MATTSLPGRGLGRALLDRTERWYDRLDEYGLVPGLAHVVALVFVVWTVFPVYWMVSGSLRTRRELLATPPQWLSTALTLENYSELFVQRPAFYEYLLNSVVITIGSTALAVLFGTAATYGFVKYEYPYDLGRFHLPFLVLATRFLPPIVTVIPLYVIFDNVGLLNTQLGLTLAYAAFNIPFVVWMLKGFFAELPDCIIEAAVLDGHTEIGAFFKIVLPMVRPGLLAATIFTIINAWNELLFAVILTSNTRAQTLPVALATFKTAYTIQWELLTVAGTIAMAPVLAFAFLVREKLLRGFTMGAVQ